In one Achromobacter spanius genomic region, the following are encoded:
- a CDS encoding LysR substrate-binding domain-containing protein has protein sequence MKTTLDEMQVFIAVVDSGSITAAADVLGQTISATSRTMSRLEEKLQTTLMRRTTRRLELTEEGRAYLEQVRRIVAAVEETEDLMNVRRNQPAGLLRVDAASPFMLHVIAPLVPGYRKRYPQVELELNSNEGNIDLLERRTDLAIRIGRLKDSSLHAVLLGHSRVRVLASPAYLAQHGTPKRVADLATHTLLGFSQLDALNEWPLLDTDGQALHVKPGVRAHSGETLRQLALNAGGIVCLSDFMTRADRESGALQQVLPRHTQDVRQPINAVYYRNTAISSRIKSFIDYVVEMVGPNGFSEPAGR, from the coding sequence ATGAAAACGACGCTCGACGAAATGCAGGTCTTTATCGCCGTGGTGGACAGCGGGTCCATCACCGCTGCCGCCGACGTGCTGGGCCAGACCATTTCCGCCACCAGCCGCACGATGAGCCGGCTGGAAGAGAAGCTGCAAACCACGCTGATGCGGCGCACCACGCGCCGACTGGAGCTGACCGAAGAAGGCCGCGCCTATCTGGAGCAGGTGCGGCGCATCGTGGCGGCGGTCGAAGAAACCGAAGACCTGATGAATGTGCGGCGCAATCAGCCGGCCGGCCTGTTGCGCGTGGATGCCGCCTCGCCGTTCATGCTGCATGTGATTGCGCCGCTGGTGCCGGGCTACCGCAAGCGCTATCCGCAAGTGGAACTGGAGCTCAACAGCAACGAAGGCAATATCGATCTGTTGGAACGCCGCACCGACCTGGCCATCCGCATCGGGCGCCTGAAGGACTCGTCGTTGCACGCGGTGTTGCTGGGCCATAGCCGTGTGCGCGTGTTGGCCAGCCCGGCCTATCTGGCGCAACACGGAACGCCCAAGCGCGTGGCCGACTTGGCCACGCACACGCTGCTGGGCTTCAGCCAGCTGGACGCGCTGAACGAATGGCCGTTGCTGGATACCGACGGCCAAGCCTTGCACGTCAAGCCCGGCGTGCGCGCCCATAGCGGCGAAACGCTGCGGCAGTTGGCGCTGAATGCCGGGGGCATCGTCTGCCTGTCCGATTTCATGACGCGAGCCGACCGTGAATCGGGCGCCTTGCAGCAAGTGCTGCCGCGCCACACGCAAGATGTCAGGCAGCCGATCAATGCGGTGTACTACCGCAACACCGCGATCTCATCACGCATCAAATCGTTCATCGACTATGTGGTTGAAATGGTGGGGCCCAATGGATTCTCGGAGCCGGCCGGACGGTGA
- a CDS encoding amidase: MNAPALLAGPLSSSSTDIDPVFGQSIGALQAAMAAGKLSAVDLVRAYLARIAAYDQHGPVLNAVLALNPRAEDEAQVCDAQRRHGAPLGLLHGVPILIKDNIDAVGMPATAGSRALAQRRPAQDADVVRRLRQAGAIVLGKTTLHELACGITNVSSLSGRTRNAYDAARVPGGSSGGSAVAVAASFAAAAIGSDTSGSIRIPAAFNQVLGLRPTAGRCSTAGVVPLSPTLDTVGPMARCADDLARLWSVMAGTDRATPAAPRAGTDWRVGTLDSLFGDDPGEREVSAHARTVLTRWQTQGVRIQSVNLPVDDARLMAANVTGYEFRDALAGCLHDAGLPVRSLSDILDGAYPHPEVMTLLREREALRDPDGSVRQAVLGRAAAIRAEVLAALASGSLDLLAYPSVRGAPVLLGEPQRGGNGLLAAVTGLPALSLPIGFTQSGIPVGLDLLGPAGSEPMLLDAASALARLSQQPLSPTSPPILRD, from the coding sequence ATGAACGCGCCTGCATTGTTGGCGGGGCCCCTGTCGTCGTCGTCGACGGATATCGATCCGGTATTCGGCCAATCGATCGGGGCATTGCAGGCGGCGATGGCGGCGGGGAAACTCAGCGCCGTCGACCTGGTGCGTGCGTATCTGGCGCGCATTGCTGCCTACGACCAGCACGGTCCCGTGTTGAACGCGGTGCTGGCATTGAATCCGCGGGCCGAGGACGAGGCCCAAGTCTGCGATGCGCAGCGACGGCACGGCGCGCCGTTGGGTTTGCTGCATGGCGTTCCGATTCTTATCAAGGACAACATCGACGCTGTCGGCATGCCGGCCACGGCCGGATCGCGCGCGCTGGCGCAACGGCGGCCGGCGCAGGACGCCGACGTCGTGCGGCGCCTGCGCCAGGCGGGCGCCATCGTGTTGGGCAAGACCACGCTGCATGAACTGGCTTGCGGCATCACCAACGTGTCTTCCTTGTCCGGCCGTACCCGCAATGCCTATGACGCCGCGCGTGTGCCGGGCGGTTCCAGCGGCGGCAGCGCGGTGGCGGTGGCGGCAAGCTTCGCGGCGGCCGCGATCGGCAGCGACACCAGCGGTTCAATCCGCATTCCGGCGGCGTTCAACCAGGTGCTGGGCCTGCGCCCGACAGCCGGGCGCTGCAGCACGGCCGGTGTCGTGCCCTTGTCCCCCACGCTGGACACCGTGGGCCCGATGGCACGCTGCGCGGACGATCTGGCGCGGTTGTGGTCGGTGATGGCGGGCACGGACCGGGCAACGCCGGCCGCGCCGCGAGCGGGCACTGACTGGCGCGTCGGCACGCTGGATTCGCTCTTTGGAGACGATCCTGGCGAACGCGAAGTTTCAGCGCACGCGCGAACCGTCTTGACGCGTTGGCAGACGCAAGGGGTGCGGATTCAATCCGTGAATCTTCCCGTGGACGATGCGCGCTTGATGGCGGCCAACGTCACGGGCTACGAATTTCGCGATGCGCTCGCGGGCTGCCTGCATGACGCCGGCCTGCCCGTCCGCAGCCTGTCCGATATTCTGGACGGCGCCTACCCCCATCCGGAAGTGATGACCCTGCTGCGCGAGCGCGAGGCGCTGCGCGACCCCGACGGCAGCGTGCGCCAGGCTGTACTAGGGCGCGCGGCGGCGATCCGTGCCGAGGTGCTGGCGGCATTGGCATCCGGCTCGCTGGACCTGTTGGCCTATCCCAGCGTGCGCGGCGCGCCGGTGTTGCTGGGCGAACCGCAGCGCGGCGGCAATGGGCTGCTGGCGGCGGTGACCGGTTTGCCGGCCTTGAGCCTGCCCATCGGCTTCACGCAGAGCGGCATCCCGGTCGGGCTGGACTTGCTGGGTCCGGCGGGTAGCGAGCCGATGCTGTTGGACGCGGCCAGCGCGCTGGCGCGGTTATCTCAGCAGCCGCTCAGTCCCACTTCGCCGCCAATCCTTCGGGACTGA
- the dkgB gene encoding 2,5-didehydrogluconate reductase DkgB, protein MSIPAFGVGTFRLQGQVVIDSVRNALDVGYRAIDTAQIYENEADVGQAIVESGVARADLFITTKIWVPNMAQAKLVPSLKDSLAKLRTDYVDLTLIHWPAPGNGVSIAECMGALAEAKSQGLTRQIGISNFPIAETRAAIAAVGADAIATNQIELSPYLQNTALTAFLKEQGIHVTSYMTLAYGKVLKDPVIQQIAQRHNATPAQVALAWALQLGYSVIPSSTKRDNLASNLLAQQLRLSDEDMTRIAALERNGREVSPEGLAAKWD, encoded by the coding sequence ATGAGCATTCCCGCTTTTGGCGTCGGCACCTTCCGCCTGCAAGGTCAGGTCGTCATTGATTCGGTGCGCAACGCGCTGGACGTCGGCTACCGCGCCATCGACACCGCGCAGATCTACGAAAACGAAGCCGACGTGGGCCAGGCCATCGTCGAATCCGGCGTGGCGCGCGCAGACCTGTTCATCACCACGAAAATCTGGGTGCCCAACATGGCGCAGGCCAAGCTTGTACCCAGCTTGAAAGACAGCCTGGCCAAGCTGCGCACCGACTACGTCGACCTGACCCTGATCCACTGGCCCGCGCCCGGCAACGGCGTGTCGATCGCGGAATGCATGGGCGCGCTGGCCGAGGCCAAGTCGCAAGGCCTGACGCGCCAGATCGGTATCTCGAACTTCCCCATCGCCGAAACCCGTGCAGCCATCGCCGCCGTGGGCGCTGACGCCATCGCCACCAACCAGATCGAACTCAGCCCCTATCTGCAAAACACCGCGCTGACCGCCTTCCTGAAGGAACAGGGCATCCACGTCACGTCTTACATGACGCTGGCCTACGGCAAGGTGCTGAAAGACCCGGTCATCCAGCAGATCGCCCAACGCCACAACGCCACGCCCGCGCAAGTGGCGCTGGCCTGGGCGCTGCAACTGGGCTATTCCGTGATTCCTTCATCGACAAAGCGCGACAACCTGGCCAGCAATTTGCTTGCCCAGCAACTGCGCTTGAGCGACGAGGATATGACGCGGATTGCCGCGTTGGAACGCAATGGGCGCGAAGTCAGTCCCGAAGGATTGGCGGCGAAGTGGGACTGA
- a CDS encoding ABC transporter ATP-binding protein, with protein MSAPMQQPASASTAPLLEVRDLKMHYPGAGGWFQPRRKVIQAVDGVSFNVARGETLALVGESGCGKTTTGKSVLRLIQPTAGSVKLEGEEILSLRPEQMRDRRRDMQIIFQDPYASLNPRMTAGDIVGEPLRNYPMPGARARVDELAWLFSKVGLRPESMKKFPHEFSGGQRQRIGIARALALRPKLIVCDEPVSALDVSVQAQVINLLMDLQQEMGIAYLFVAHDLAVVRHISHRVAVMYLGRIVEVADRDTLFSQPRHPYTEILLSAVPVPNPHKPAQRKLLQGDPPSPANPPSGCRFHTRCPLAQPICRETQPALTERPVASGAGQQWVACHFR; from the coding sequence ATGAGCGCCCCTATGCAGCAGCCGGCATCGGCATCCACCGCGCCTTTGCTGGAAGTGCGCGACCTGAAGATGCACTACCCCGGCGCGGGCGGCTGGTTTCAGCCGCGCCGCAAGGTCATCCAGGCGGTGGACGGCGTGTCGTTCAATGTGGCGCGCGGAGAAACGCTGGCGCTTGTCGGCGAGTCGGGTTGCGGCAAGACGACGACGGGCAAATCCGTGCTGCGCCTGATCCAGCCGACGGCCGGATCGGTGAAGCTGGAAGGCGAAGAGATCCTGTCGTTGCGGCCGGAACAAATGCGCGACCGGCGGCGCGACATGCAGATCATCTTCCAGGACCCCTATGCGTCCTTGAATCCGCGTATGACGGCGGGCGACATCGTCGGCGAACCGCTGCGCAACTACCCGATGCCTGGCGCCCGTGCCCGGGTGGACGAACTGGCCTGGCTGTTCAGCAAGGTCGGCCTGCGCCCGGAATCCATGAAGAAGTTTCCGCACGAGTTCTCGGGCGGGCAGCGGCAGCGCATTGGTATTGCGCGGGCTTTGGCGCTGCGGCCCAAGCTGATCGTATGCGATGAGCCCGTGTCGGCGCTGGACGTGTCCGTGCAGGCGCAGGTGATCAACCTGCTGATGGATTTGCAGCAAGAGATGGGCATCGCGTACTTGTTCGTGGCGCACGACCTGGCCGTGGTGCGGCACATCAGCCATCGCGTCGCGGTGATGTACCTGGGCCGCATCGTCGAAGTGGCAGACCGCGACACCTTGTTTTCGCAACCCAGGCACCCGTACACCGAGATCCTGCTGTCGGCCGTGCCGGTGCCCAACCCGCACAAGCCGGCGCAACGCAAACTGCTGCAAGGCGATCCGCCCAGTCCCGCGAATCCGCCCAGTGGCTGTCGTTTCCATACGCGCTGTCCGCTGGCGCAACCGATCTGCCGTGAAACGCAACCGGCGCTGACCGAACGGCCCGTGGCATCGGGCGCTGGGCAGCAATGGGTGGCGTGCCACTTCCGATGA
- a CDS encoding ABC transporter ATP-binding protein, whose translation MALSPANAVAPGDVLLEVDNLRTYFDTVSGTVRSVDGVSYQVRAGRTLGVVGESGCGKSVTALSILRLVPTPPGRFAGGQIRYRGTDLLSLTEKQMRQIRGNRISMIFQEPMTSLNPVLTVGRQIAETVMVHQKLSRRDAYRRAEEMLRLVQIAEPERRVHEYPYQLSGGMRQRVMIALALACNPEVLIADEPTTALDVTIQAQIVDLLRNLQKTLGMGIVLITHDLGVVAECCDRVAVMYAGRKVEEAPVAELFDRPLHPYTRALMGSMPSMNAATQRLAEIPGMVPAPSELGKGCSFAPRCTYATERCRVEAPELTIHGDDHVVACHEVARVAAQPAPQAASIPASSADLTGVQA comes from the coding sequence ATGGCTCTATCCCCCGCCAACGCCGTCGCCCCTGGCGACGTGCTGCTGGAAGTCGACAACCTGCGCACGTACTTCGATACCGTTTCCGGCACGGTCCGGTCGGTGGACGGCGTGTCGTATCAAGTGCGGGCCGGTCGCACGCTGGGCGTGGTCGGCGAGTCCGGTTGCGGCAAGAGCGTGACGGCGCTGTCCATTCTGCGTCTGGTGCCGACGCCGCCCGGACGCTTTGCCGGCGGCCAGATCCGGTATCGCGGCACCGACCTGCTCAGCCTGACTGAAAAGCAGATGCGCCAGATTCGCGGCAACCGCATCTCGATGATTTTTCAGGAACCGATGACCTCGCTGAATCCGGTGCTGACCGTGGGGCGCCAGATTGCCGAGACGGTGATGGTGCACCAGAAACTGAGCCGTCGCGACGCCTACCGCCGCGCCGAGGAAATGCTGCGGCTGGTGCAGATTGCCGAGCCCGAACGCCGGGTACACGAGTATCCGTACCAGTTGTCGGGCGGCATGCGGCAGCGCGTGATGATTGCGCTGGCGCTGGCCTGCAACCCCGAGGTGCTGATTGCGGACGAACCCACCACGGCGCTGGACGTCACCATCCAGGCGCAGATCGTGGACCTGCTGCGCAACCTGCAAAAGACCTTGGGCATGGGCATCGTGCTGATCACCCACGACCTGGGCGTGGTGGCCGAATGCTGCGACCGCGTGGCTGTCATGTACGCGGGCCGCAAGGTCGAGGAAGCGCCGGTGGCCGAATTGTTCGACCGCCCTTTGCATCCGTACACGCGGGCACTGATGGGCTCGATGCCGTCGATGAATGCCGCCACGCAACGCCTGGCCGAGATTCCCGGCATGGTGCCCGCGCCCAGCGAGCTGGGCAAAGGCTGTAGTTTCGCGCCGCGCTGCACCTATGCGACGGAGCGCTGCCGCGTCGAAGCCCCGGAACTGACCATACACGGCGACGATCATGTGGTGGCTTGCCATGAGGTGGCGCGCGTGGCGGCGCAGCCAGCTCCGCAAGCCGCCTCCATTCCGGCGTCCAGCGCCGACCTGACCGGAGTTCAAGCATGA